In Nocardioides sp. JQ2195, a genomic segment contains:
- a CDS encoding mycoredoxin, with protein MTDTFTMYTTPWCGYCHRLKSQLDREGIAFDIVDIEQQPEAAKLVEEANGGNQTVPTLVYSDGSAQTNPSIAQVKAKLAELA; from the coding sequence ATGACCGACACCTTCACGATGTACACCACGCCCTGGTGCGGCTACTGCCACCGGCTCAAGAGCCAGCTCGACCGTGAGGGCATCGCCTTCGACATCGTCGACATCGAGCAGCAGCCGGAGGCGGCCAAGCTGGTCGAGGAGGCCAACGGCGGCAACCAGACCGTGCCCACGCTGGTCTACTCGGACGGCTCGGCCCAGACCAACCCGTCGATCGCCCAGGTGAAGGCCAAGCTCGCCGAGCTCGCCTGA
- the nudC gene encoding NAD(+) diphosphatase, whose amino-acid sequence MDRDLPHLALSEHAHNRHGFERTDEAWLDDRWADPATRVLLVAGNRLRPVGGALEWLSPADCPDGGLRVLLGEQHGVTHFALVLAPDRAPGPKDDWVVLRGALGALAGDGAVQAPLVMHAIGMAEWHWATRHCPRCGGALRAEQAGHVLTCVDCERQQFPRSDPAVIMLIAHGEPGSSEERCLLGRGASWPEGRFSTLAGFVEPGETMEDAVRREVMEETGVAVGPVDYFGSQPWPLPASLMVGFLGRATSTDVNVDGAEVAEARWFTRAEMAEQARDGSIVLPGGVSISRSLVEHWYGGPLPGSW is encoded by the coding sequence ATGGATCGCGACCTCCCGCACCTGGCCCTCTCGGAGCACGCCCACAACCGGCACGGCTTCGAGCGCACGGACGAGGCTTGGCTCGACGACCGCTGGGCCGACCCGGCGACGCGGGTCCTCCTGGTGGCCGGCAACCGGTTGCGCCCCGTCGGCGGAGCCCTCGAGTGGCTCTCTCCGGCGGACTGCCCCGACGGGGGACTGCGGGTGCTGCTCGGCGAGCAGCACGGCGTCACCCACTTCGCCCTCGTGCTGGCGCCCGACCGGGCTCCCGGCCCGAAGGACGACTGGGTCGTGCTGCGTGGGGCGCTCGGTGCCCTGGCCGGCGACGGCGCCGTCCAGGCGCCCCTGGTCATGCACGCGATCGGGATGGCCGAGTGGCACTGGGCGACCCGGCACTGCCCCCGTTGTGGGGGAGCGTTGCGTGCCGAGCAGGCCGGCCACGTGCTGACCTGCGTGGACTGCGAGCGTCAGCAGTTCCCGCGATCGGATCCGGCCGTGATCATGCTGATCGCGCACGGCGAGCCGGGGTCGTCGGAGGAACGATGCCTGCTCGGGCGCGGAGCCAGCTGGCCCGAGGGGCGGTTCTCCACGCTCGCGGGCTTCGTGGAGCCCGGTGAGACGATGGAGGACGCCGTACGCCGTGAGGTGATGGAGGAGACTGGTGTGGCGGTGGGGCCGGTCGACTACTTCGGCAGCCAGCCGTGGCCGCTCCCGGCCAGCCTGATGGTCGGATTCCTCGGCCGGGCCACCTCGACCGACGTCAACGTGGACGGAGCCGAGGTCGCCGAGGCGCGCTGGTTCACCCGCGCCGAGATGGCCGAGCAGGCCCGCGACGGCAGCATCGTGCTGCCCGGTGGGGTCTCGATCTCACGTTCCCTGGTCGAGCACTGGTACGGCGGACCGCTCCCCGGCTCCTGGTGA